The genomic interval CGGGTTCATCCGTCTTCCGCCCCTCGATACAGTCATGGCCTCATCACAGTCGGAGATGGAGAGCCCCGACGCGCTCGAAGCGGTCGTCCGCGACCGACGCTCGGTCCACGACTACAGCGACGAGGACGTGAGCGAGGAGACGCTGCGCGAGGTGTTCGACCTCGTCCGGTTCACGCCCTCGGGGTACAACCTCCAGCCGTGGGAGTTCCTCGTCCTGACGACGGACGAGAACCGCGAGACGCTCCAGAAGTGCGCAGGCGGCCAGGAGCACGTCACCGACGCGCCCGTCGCCATCGTCGTCCTCGGGAACACCGACCCGGCGGCCCACGCCGACCGCGTGTTCGACGACTGGCTGGACAAGGGCTACCTCCCCGACGAGGAGACCCGCGACGGCCTCGTCGAGAACATCGAGGGCTGGCGCGACCGCTCGGAGGCACAGAACCGGGTCTGGACGACGCGCTCGACGTCGCTCGCCGCGATGACGCTGATGCACGCCGCCCGCTCGAAGGGTCTCTCGACGTGTCCGATGGAGGGGTTCGACGACGAAGCGGTCCGCGACGAG from Halomarina salina carries:
- a CDS encoding nitroreductase family protein is translated as MASSQSEMESPDALEAVVRDRRSVHDYSDEDVSEETLREVFDLVRFTPSGYNLQPWEFLVLTTDENRETLQKCAGGQEHVTDAPVAIVVLGNTDPAAHADRVFDDWLDKGYLPDEETRDGLVENIEGWRDRSEAQNRVWTTRSTSLAAMTLMHAARSKGLSTCPMEGFDDEAVRDEFDISEGFEPVMLVTMGYPAEDAVDRENERKFRRPVDEIVHLDEFDA